Proteins from a single region of Esox lucius isolate fEsoLuc1 chromosome 13, fEsoLuc1.pri, whole genome shotgun sequence:
- the fut7 gene encoding alpha-(1,3)-fucosyltransferase 7 isoform X1 yields MTTYISLFLSAIMLFIISFYTFHQRLLVLTRIAVAHLLRPRNLTILLWHWPFGVSYSLGGDVCATEYGIPGCFLSDNASLFHHADAVVFHHHELRTSRSYLPLHLPRPASQRWIWLSLEPPVNNGNLSRYNGLFNWTMTYHRQADVPIPYGKLVPLPPNSSSFMIPKKGDCLVSWVVSNYQPDHERSQVYQGLRKYIPIQVYGRWPRRPLSEQSLLRTIGRCHFYLAFENSVAPDYITEKLWRNAYEAGAVPVVLGPSRADYEALVAPGSFIHVNDFNSTQELAVFLKQLATDRRSYENYFKWRQTHKVKRYTDWRERLCSICVSYYRLPSNKVYYDLDAWAYS; encoded by the coding sequence ATGACCACCTacatctctctgttcctctcagCCATCATGCTCTTCATCATCTCCTTCTACACGTTTCATCAAAGGCTCCTGGTTCTGACTCGGATAGCAGTGGCTCATCTGCTGAGACCCAGGAACCTAACCATCCTGCTTTGGCACTGGCCTTTCGGCGTCTCCTACAGCCTTGGGGGAGATGTGTGCGCCACTGAATACGGTATCCCGGGCTGCTTCCTCAGCGACAACGCCTCCCTGTTCCACCACGCAGACGCGGTGGTCTTCCACCACCACGAGCTACGGACCAGCCGCTCCTACctgcctctccacctccctcggCCAGCCTCGCAGCGCTGGATCTGGCTGTCCCTGGAGCCTCCAGTGAACAACGGCAACCTAAGCCGCTACAACGGACTGTTCAACTGGACCATGACCTACCACCGCCAAGCAGACGTGCCTATCCCCTACGGGAAGTTAGTTCCACTTCCTCCGAACAGCAGCAGCTTTATGATCCCCAAGAAAGGGGATTGTCTGGTCAGCTGGGTGGTCAGCAACTACCAGCCTGACCATGAAAGGAGTCAGGTCTACCAGGGCCTGAGAAAGTACATTCCCATACAGGTTTATGGACGCTGGCCGAGGAGGCCACTGTCCGAGCAGAGCCTGTTACGCACCATCGGCCGCTGTCACTTCTACCTGGCCTTCGAGAACTCTGTGGCTCCGGACTACATCACCGAGAAGTTGTGGAGGAACGCCTACGAAGCGGGCGCGGTGCCGGTGGTCCTGGGGCCGTCTCGGGCTGACTATGAGGCCCTGGTGGCGCCAGGTTCTTTCATCCATGTCAACGACTTCAACAGCACTCAGGAGCTGGCTGTCTTCCTGAAGCAGCTGGCGACCGACAGAAGGAGCTACGAGAATTACTTTAAGTGGCGTCAGACGCACAAGGTAAAAAGGTACACGGACTGGAGAGAGCGGCTTTGTAGTATCTGTGTCAGCTATTACAGGCTACCATCTAACAAGGTATACTACGATCTGGACGCATGGGCCTATAGTTAA
- the fut7 gene encoding alpha-(1,3)-fucosyltransferase 7 isoform X2 gives MLFIISFYTFHQRLLVLTRIAVAHLLRPRNLTILLWHWPFGVSYSLGGDVCATEYGIPGCFLSDNASLFHHADAVVFHHHELRTSRSYLPLHLPRPASQRWIWLSLEPPVNNGNLSRYNGLFNWTMTYHRQADVPIPYGKLVPLPPNSSSFMIPKKGDCLVSWVVSNYQPDHERSQVYQGLRKYIPIQVYGRWPRRPLSEQSLLRTIGRCHFYLAFENSVAPDYITEKLWRNAYEAGAVPVVLGPSRADYEALVAPGSFIHVNDFNSTQELAVFLKQLATDRRSYENYFKWRQTHKVKRYTDWRERLCSICVSYYRLPSNKVYYDLDAWAYS, from the coding sequence ATGCTCTTCATCATCTCCTTCTACACGTTTCATCAAAGGCTCCTGGTTCTGACTCGGATAGCAGTGGCTCATCTGCTGAGACCCAGGAACCTAACCATCCTGCTTTGGCACTGGCCTTTCGGCGTCTCCTACAGCCTTGGGGGAGATGTGTGCGCCACTGAATACGGTATCCCGGGCTGCTTCCTCAGCGACAACGCCTCCCTGTTCCACCACGCAGACGCGGTGGTCTTCCACCACCACGAGCTACGGACCAGCCGCTCCTACctgcctctccacctccctcggCCAGCCTCGCAGCGCTGGATCTGGCTGTCCCTGGAGCCTCCAGTGAACAACGGCAACCTAAGCCGCTACAACGGACTGTTCAACTGGACCATGACCTACCACCGCCAAGCAGACGTGCCTATCCCCTACGGGAAGTTAGTTCCACTTCCTCCGAACAGCAGCAGCTTTATGATCCCCAAGAAAGGGGATTGTCTGGTCAGCTGGGTGGTCAGCAACTACCAGCCTGACCATGAAAGGAGTCAGGTCTACCAGGGCCTGAGAAAGTACATTCCCATACAGGTTTATGGACGCTGGCCGAGGAGGCCACTGTCCGAGCAGAGCCTGTTACGCACCATCGGCCGCTGTCACTTCTACCTGGCCTTCGAGAACTCTGTGGCTCCGGACTACATCACCGAGAAGTTGTGGAGGAACGCCTACGAAGCGGGCGCGGTGCCGGTGGTCCTGGGGCCGTCTCGGGCTGACTATGAGGCCCTGGTGGCGCCAGGTTCTTTCATCCATGTCAACGACTTCAACAGCACTCAGGAGCTGGCTGTCTTCCTGAAGCAGCTGGCGACCGACAGAAGGAGCTACGAGAATTACTTTAAGTGGCGTCAGACGCACAAGGTAAAAAGGTACACGGACTGGAGAGAGCGGCTTTGTAGTATCTGTGTCAGCTATTACAGGCTACCATCTAACAAGGTATACTACGATCTGGACGCATGGGCCTATAGTTAA